A part of Thermodesulforhabdaceae bacterium genomic DNA contains:
- the pdxA gene encoding 4-hydroxythreonine-4-phosphate dehydrogenase PdxA — protein MPNEAKPSNHRRPIIAVTMGDPCGIGPEIICKALSDLSVREQAKIVVIGDEKALKVIAKKLNMLFRFEIFSNVEKAISNASGDLIPVINPFPLSSEDIIPAQPTINTAHAVVKYIEEAVKMAMEGTVDAICTAPINKASLKTCGFSFPGHTEFIKHLTGSDKAVMMLAGTQLRVSLVTIHEPLKSVSELLTVDKICETIRVTAWSLENYFGLKPPRIAVCGLNPHAGESGIFGDEEQKVIVPAVESFRSNKEWEISGPYPPDTVFYKAVQGHFDAVVAMYHDQGLIPLKLLHFDDAVNITLGLPIIRTSVDHGTAYDIAGKGIASPNSLKAAICLASYMATSKKKLYEAFP, from the coding sequence GTGCCCAACGAAGCAAAGCCATCCAATCACAGGCGACCAATCATTGCGGTGACAATGGGGGATCCCTGCGGAATCGGTCCGGAAATAATCTGCAAGGCTTTATCGGATCTTTCCGTCAGAGAACAAGCAAAAATCGTTGTTATTGGGGACGAGAAAGCTCTTAAAGTGATTGCAAAAAAACTTAACATGCTCTTTAGATTTGAAATCTTCTCCAATGTAGAAAAGGCGATTTCCAATGCTAGTGGTGATTTAATTCCAGTTATCAACCCTTTTCCACTTTCTTCTGAAGACATAATCCCAGCTCAACCAACCATAAATACAGCTCACGCCGTTGTAAAATACATAGAAGAAGCAGTAAAAATGGCTATGGAAGGAACCGTTGATGCCATTTGCACTGCTCCTATAAACAAAGCCAGTTTGAAAACCTGCGGATTTTCCTTCCCTGGACATACAGAATTCATCAAACACCTGACAGGATCAGACAAGGCAGTTATGATGCTTGCGGGAACGCAACTTAGAGTATCTCTCGTAACCATTCACGAGCCTTTAAAAAGTGTAAGCGAACTTCTAACAGTGGATAAGATATGTGAAACTATCAGAGTAACTGCCTGGTCTCTGGAAAATTATTTTGGTTTGAAACCTCCCCGCATAGCCGTTTGTGGTCTAAATCCTCACGCAGGTGAATCAGGGATTTTCGGGGATGAAGAACAAAAAGTTATCGTCCCGGCGGTCGAATCTTTTCGGTCAAACAAAGAATGGGAAATATCCGGTCCATACCCTCCTGACACGGTTTTCTACAAGGCAGTTCAGGGGCATTTTGACGCCGTGGTAGCCATGTATCACGATCAAGGCTTGATTCCTTTGAAGTTACTTCATTTTGATGATGCCGTAAATATTACTCTCGGTTTACCCATAATCCGCACATCGGTTGATCATGGAACGGCTTACGACATAGCCGGCAAAGGCATAGCAAGCCCCAACAGCCTTAAAGCCGCCATTTGTCTGGCTTCATATATGGCAACATCGAAAAAGAAACTCTATGAAGCTTTCCCGTAA